One window of Brevibacillus choshinensis genomic DNA carries:
- a CDS encoding branched-chain amino acid ABC transporter permease — MLLNILPQVLVDGLTLGFMYAVVALGYTMVYGILEFINFAHGEIFMVGAFVGTEVLLITDALGALEGMNPFVALFMTLVIAMVLTGGLGVLIERVAYRPLRGAPRLVPLISAIGVSFLLQDLVRFTEALARNEFYLNTPTLFTSPISLGGIATIPAKGLVVIVLAIVMMVALTLFVNKTKWGIAMRAVAQDRNTASLMTINVDKVIMLTFLIGSSLGGATGVLFAQNYGTIDPYIGFILGLKAFTAAVLGGIGNLRGAMVGGVLLGLLESLSGAYMGPLTNGAFGAEYKDVFAFSILILVLLFKPEGLFGEAVKEKV; from the coding sequence ATGTTGCTCAACATTTTGCCTCAGGTGTTGGTTGACGGTTTAACACTTGGCTTCATGTACGCTGTCGTGGCACTAGGCTACACCATGGTTTACGGGATTTTGGAATTTATCAACTTTGCTCATGGTGAAATTTTCATGGTGGGTGCCTTTGTCGGAACAGAGGTATTGCTGATTACCGACGCATTGGGTGCACTGGAAGGAATGAATCCGTTTGTCGCACTATTTATGACTCTTGTCATTGCGATGGTTCTGACAGGGGGATTGGGGGTCTTGATTGAGAGGGTCGCCTATCGACCACTTCGAGGGGCTCCGCGATTGGTTCCACTGATTTCAGCAATTGGTGTATCGTTTTTGCTGCAAGACCTTGTTCGTTTTACGGAAGCGCTGGCTCGTAATGAGTTTTATCTGAACACTCCTACTCTTTTCACTAGTCCGATCTCTCTTGGCGGTATTGCAACCATTCCGGCAAAAGGCTTGGTTGTCATTGTGCTCGCAATTGTAATGATGGTGGCATTGACTCTGTTTGTGAATAAAACAAAGTGGGGAATCGCCATGCGTGCCGTGGCACAAGACAGAAACACGGCATCGCTGATGACTATAAATGTAGACAAAGTGATCATGCTGACATTCTTGATTGGCTCCAGTCTTGGTGGAGCGACAGGCGTGTTGTTTGCACAAAACTACGGTACGATCGACCCGTATATCGGTTTTATTCTCGGGCTAAAGGCCTTTACTGCTGCAGTCTTGGGCGGAATCGGCAACCTGCGCGGCGCGATGGTGGGTGGCGTACTGCTCGGATTACTGGAATCTCTCTCAGGTGCCTACATGGGACCATTAACCAATGGTGCTTTCGGTGCCGAGTACAAAGACGTGTTTGCTTTTAGTATTCTAATCCTCGTGCTTCTCTTCAAGCCAGAAGGGCTGTTTGGCGAAGCTGTGAAAGAGAAAGTGTAG
- a CDS encoding branched-chain amino acid ABC transporter substrate-binding protein, whose protein sequence is MKKRSHISILSAVLVASVALTGCAGGNSSSGGNSASGGSQPPAQTQPSSNSGSSGGSTAPANGGVIKIATQTPLSGNQSSLGDAIKTGAEYALNHRKEEFKALGFDVQLFPQDDQADPKIGVSNAEMLISDPDVYGVVGHLNSGVAIPSSVKYEEGKLVMVSPANTAVKLTEEGKKTVHRICARDDAQGPKAAMYAKNTLGVKTAFIIHDKTAYGQGLGDQVKMQFEKDGVQMLGYEGITQGEKDYSAVLNQVTAKNPDIIFFGGLYPEGGILIKQAREKGYKGYFMGGDGLDSSDMIKIAGPAVEGVVFTSVAGDVTQTEEGKKWADEYKKTTNKPLETYSVYGFDSMNVILNGVLEAIKANGGKKPTREQVLDAVHKTKDFQGQFTKVTFDDKGDNTNADVFIYKYDKDKSNFVGKAQ, encoded by the coding sequence ATGAAAAAGCGCTCTCACATCAGCATTCTATCTGCGGTATTGGTAGCAAGCGTTGCATTAACTGGTTGCGCGGGTGGTAACAGCTCTTCAGGAGGAAACAGTGCGAGCGGTGGAAGTCAGCCGCCAGCACAGACTCAACCGAGCAGTAACTCTGGCAGCAGTGGCGGAAGTACTGCACCTGCAAACGGTGGAGTCATCAAGATTGCGACGCAAACTCCACTTTCCGGGAATCAATCCTCTCTCGGCGACGCAATCAAAACAGGTGCTGAGTACGCGCTGAACCACCGCAAGGAAGAATTCAAGGCATTAGGCTTCGACGTCCAACTCTTCCCTCAGGATGACCAGGCAGACCCGAAAATCGGGGTATCAAACGCAGAAATGTTGATTTCCGATCCTGATGTTTACGGCGTTGTCGGACACTTGAACTCCGGTGTTGCTATCCCTTCGTCTGTGAAGTACGAAGAAGGCAAACTGGTCATGGTATCGCCAGCGAATACCGCGGTCAAGTTGACGGAAGAAGGCAAGAAAACGGTACACCGTATTTGCGCTCGTGACGACGCGCAAGGACCGAAAGCAGCGATGTACGCAAAGAACACTTTGGGCGTAAAAACGGCTTTCATCATCCACGACAAGACAGCTTACGGTCAAGGTCTGGGCGATCAAGTCAAAATGCAATTTGAAAAAGATGGCGTGCAAATGCTTGGCTATGAAGGCATCACACAAGGAGAAAAAGACTATAGTGCTGTCCTCAACCAAGTTACAGCAAAAAATCCAGATATTATCTTTTTTGGCGGTTTGTACCCTGAAGGTGGTATCCTAATAAAACAAGCACGTGAAAAAGGCTACAAAGGATATTTTATGGGTGGCGATGGCTTGGACTCATCTGATATGATTAAAATTGCCGGTCCTGCCGTTGAAGGTGTCGTATTCACGTCTGTTGCGGGTGACGTGACACAAACCGAAGAGGGTAAGAAATGGGCAGATGAGTACAAGAAAACCACGAACAAGCCTCTAGAAACGTATTCCGTTTACGGATTTGACTCGATGAACGTTATCTTGAACGGAGTATTGGAAGCCATCAAAGCGAATGGCGGCAAAAAGCCTACTCGCGAGCAAGTCCTCGATGCTGTACACAAAACCAAAGATTTCCAAGGTCAATTTACCAAAGTTACCTTTGATGACAAGGGTGACAACACAAACGCAGACGTATTCATTTATAAGTATGACAAGGACAAATCCAACTTTGTAGGTAAGGCACAGTAA